The following proteins come from a genomic window of Pseudomonas sp. Z8(2022):
- the rplB gene encoding 50S ribosomal protein L2, translating to MAIVKCKPTSAGRRFVVKVVNQELHKGAPYAPLLEKKSKSGGRNNNGRITTRHIGGGHKQHYRLVDFRRNDKDGIPATVERVEYDPNRTAHIALLKYADGERRYIIAPKGVVAGDQLVAGNMAPIKPGNSLQLRNIPVGSTVHGIELKPGKGAQIARSAGASAQLVAREGAYVTLRLRSGEMRKVLAECRATLGEVSNSEHSLRSLGKAGAKRWRGVRPTVRGVAMNPVDHPHGGGEGRTSGGRHPVSPWGFPTKGAKTRANKRTDNMIVRRRK from the coding sequence ATGGCAATCGTTAAATGCAAACCGACTTCCGCTGGCCGCCGTTTTGTGGTCAAGGTGGTCAATCAGGAGCTGCACAAAGGCGCTCCGTACGCTCCGCTGCTCGAGAAGAAGTCGAAGTCCGGTGGTCGTAACAACAACGGTCGTATCACTACCCGTCATATCGGTGGTGGTCACAAGCAGCATTACCGTCTGGTCGACTTCCGTCGCAACGACAAAGATGGCATCCCAGCCACTGTCGAGCGCGTGGAATACGATCCGAACCGTACTGCTCACATCGCTCTGCTGAAGTATGCCGACGGTGAGCGTCGCTACATCATCGCCCCGAAAGGCGTTGTAGCTGGCGATCAGCTGGTAGCTGGCAACATGGCGCCGATCAAGCCGGGCAACAGCCTGCAGCTGCGCAACATTCCGGTTGGTTCGACCGTTCACGGTATCGAGCTGAAGCCGGGCAAAGGCGCGCAGATCGCTCGTTCCGCTGGTGCTTCCGCTCAGCTGGTCGCGCGTGAAGGTGCTTATGTGACTCTGCGTCTGCGCTCCGGCGAAATGCGCAAAGTCCTGGCTGAGTGCCGTGCGACCCTGGGTGAAGTCTCGAACTCCGAGCATAGCCTGCGTTCGCTGGGTAAGGCTGGTGCCAAGCGCTGGCGTGGCGTTCGTCCGACCGTTCGTGGTGTTGCCATGAACCCGGTTGATCACCCGCACGGTGGTGGTGAAGGTCGTACCTCCGGTGGTCGTCATCCGGTGTCGCCATGGGGCTTCCCGACCAAGGGCGCGAAGACCCGTGCTAACAAGCGCACCGACAACATGATCGTCCGTCGTCGCAAGTAA
- the rpsS gene encoding 30S ribosomal protein S19 has protein sequence MPRSLKKGPFIDLHLLKKVEAAVEKNDRKPVKTWSRRSMILPQMVGLTIAVHNGRQHVPVLVNEDMVGHKLGEFAGTRTYRGHVADKKGKR, from the coding sequence GTGCCACGTTCTCTGAAAAAAGGTCCTTTTATCGATCTTCACCTACTGAAGAAGGTCGAAGCGGCGGTGGAAAAGAACGATCGCAAGCCGGTTAAAACCTGGTCGCGTCGCTCCATGATCCTGCCGCAGATGGTCGGTCTGACCATCGCTGTGCATAACGGTCGTCAGCATGTCCCGGTTCTCGTGAACGAAGACATGGTCGGCCACAAACTGGGCGAATTTGCCGGCACTCGTACCTATCGTGGTCACGTTGCCGACAAGAAAGGCAAGCGTTAA
- the rplV gene encoding 50S ribosomal protein L22, with amino-acid sequence MEVAAKLSGARISAQKARLVADQIRGKKVGEALNLLAFSSKKAAEIMKKVLESAVANAEHNEGADVDDLKVSTVFVNEGRSLKRIMPRAKGRADRIVKRSCHITVKVADK; translated from the coding sequence ATGGAAGTAGCCGCTAAGTTGTCGGGCGCTCGCATCTCCGCCCAGAAAGCTCGCCTGGTCGCCGACCAGATCCGCGGGAAGAAGGTGGGCGAAGCGCTCAACCTGCTGGCTTTCAGCAGCAAGAAAGCCGCCGAGATCATGAAGAAAGTGCTGGAGTCGGCCGTTGCCAACGCCGAGCACAACGAAGGCGCGGACGTTGATGACCTGAAGGTCAGCACCGTTTTCGTCAACGAAGGGCGTTCGCTTAAGCGCATCATGCCGCGTGCCAAAGGCCGTGCTGATCGCATCGTCAAGCGGTCTTGCCATATCACTGTCAAGGTTGCGGACAAGTAA
- the rpsC gene encoding 30S ribosomal protein S3 encodes MGQKVHPVGIRLGIVKDHTSVWYADGRNYADYLNADLKVRAYLQDKLKSASVSRIDIARPAQTARITIHTARPGIVIGKKGEDVEKLRQDLTKQMGVPVHINIEEIRKPELDGMLVAQSVAQQLERRVMFRRAMKRAVQNAMRIGAKGIKIQVSGRLGGAEIARTEWYREGRVPLHTLRADIDYATYEAHTTYGVIGVKVWIFKGEVIGGRTEELKPQAPAPRKAAKK; translated from the coding sequence ATGGGTCAGAAAGTACATCCCGTTGGCATCCGCCTGGGAATCGTCAAGGATCACACTTCGGTCTGGTATGCAGATGGTCGCAATTATGCCGACTACCTGAACGCCGACCTGAAGGTTCGTGCATACCTGCAAGACAAACTAAAAAGCGCGTCCGTTAGCCGTATCGACATCGCTCGTCCGGCTCAAACCGCACGCATCACCATCCACACCGCTCGTCCCGGCATCGTGATCGGCAAGAAAGGTGAAGATGTTGAGAAGCTGCGTCAGGACCTGACCAAGCAAATGGGTGTGCCGGTGCACATCAACATCGAAGAGATCCGCAAGCCGGAGCTCGACGGTATGCTGGTTGCGCAGAGCGTAGCTCAGCAGCTGGAGCGTCGCGTCATGTTCCGTCGCGCCATGAAGCGCGCAGTACAGAACGCCATGCGCATTGGTGCCAAGGGCATCAAGATCCAGGTGAGCGGTCGTCTTGGCGGCGCTGAAATTGCCCGTACCGAGTGGTATCGCGAAGGTCGTGTGCCTCTGCACACCCTGCGTGCCGATATCGATTACGCCACCTACGAAGCGCACACCACTTACGGTGTGATCGGCGTCAAGGTTTGGATCTTCAAGGGTGAGGTCATTGGTGGCCGCACTGAAGAGCTGAAGCCGCAAGCGCCCGCTCCTCGTAAAGCTGCTAAGAAATAA
- the rplP gene encoding 50S ribosomal protein L16 — MLQPKRTKFRKQMTGHNRGLAQRGSKVSFGEFALKSVARGRLTARQIESARRALTRHVKRGGKIWIRVFPDKPVTKKPLEVRMGKGKGGVEYWVAQIQPGKVLYEIEGVSEELAREAFALAAAKLPLATTFVKRTVM; from the coding sequence ATGTTGCAACCAAAGCGTACGAAGTTCCGCAAGCAGATGACCGGCCACAACCGTGGTCTGGCTCAGCGCGGTAGCAAGGTCAGCTTCGGCGAATTCGCGCTGAAGTCTGTCGCCCGCGGTCGTCTCACCGCTCGTCAGATCGAGTCCGCTCGTCGTGCTCTGACTCGTCACGTTAAGCGTGGCGGCAAGATCTGGATCCGCGTCTTCCCTGACAAGCCGGTTACCAAGAAGCCTCTTGAAGTGCGTATGGGTAAAGGTAAGGGTGGCGTTGAATACTGGGTAGCCCAGATCCAGCCAGGCAAGGTCCTGTACGAGATCGAAGGCGTATCCGAAGAGCTGGCGCGCGAGGCATTCGCCCTGGCTGCTGCAAAGCTGCCGCTCGCCACCACCTTTGTTAAGCGGACGGTGATGTGA
- the rpmC gene encoding 50S ribosomal protein L29: protein MKATELREKSAQQLNEQLLELLRDQFNLRMQKATGQLGQSHLLSQVKRDIARVKTVLSQQAGK, encoded by the coding sequence ATGAAAGCGACCGAACTTCGTGAAAAAAGCGCACAACAGCTGAACGAGCAACTGCTCGAGCTGCTGCGCGACCAGTTCAATCTGCGTATGCAGAAGGCGACTGGCCAGCTGGGGCAGTCTCACCTGCTCTCGCAAGTGAAGCGCGACATCGCTCGCGTCAAGACTGTCCTCAGCCAGCAGGCAGGTAAGTGA
- the rpsQ gene encoding 30S ribosomal protein S17, with the protein MAEVEKTVRTLTGRVVSDKMDKTITVLIERRVKHPIYGKYVKRSTKLHAHDETNQCKIGDKVSIRETRPQSKTKSWALVEVVERAVEV; encoded by the coding sequence ATGGCCGAAGTTGAAAAAACAGTCCGTACGCTGACCGGCCGTGTTGTCAGCGACAAGATGGACAAGACCATCACCGTTCTGATCGAGCGTCGCGTCAAGCACCCGATCTACGGTAAATACGTCAAGCGTTCGACCAAACTGCACGCTCACGACGAAACCAACCAGTGCAAGATCGGCGACAAGGTTTCCATCCGTGAAACCCGTCCGCAGTCCAAGACCAAGTCCTGGGCTCTGGTTGAAGTCGTTGAACGCGCCGTTGAAGTCTAA
- the rplN gene encoding 50S ribosomal protein L14, with amino-acid sequence MIQTQSMLDVADNSGARRVMCIKVLGGSHRRYAGIGDIIKVTVKEAIPRGKVKKGQVMTAVVVRTRHGVRRADGSIIRFDGNAAVLLNNKQEPIGTRIFGPVTRELRSEKFMKIVSLAPEVL; translated from the coding sequence ATGATTCAGACTCAATCCATGCTCGATGTGGCTGACAACAGTGGTGCACGTCGCGTTATGTGCATCAAGGTGCTGGGCGGCTCGCATCGTCGCTACGCCGGCATCGGCGACATCATCAAGGTCACCGTCAAGGAAGCAATTCCGCGCGGCAAAGTGAAGAAAGGTCAGGTCATGACCGCGGTGGTCGTTCGTACCCGTCACGGCGTTCGCCGTGCCGACGGTTCGATCATCCGCTTCGACGGCAACGCTGCTGTTCTGCTGAACAACAAGCAAGAGCCGATCGGTACCCGTATCTTCGGGCCAGTGACCCGTGAACTGCGTTCCGAGAAGTTCATGAAGATCGTCTCGCTCGCCCCTGAAGTGCTTTAA
- the rplX gene encoding 50S ribosomal protein L24, whose protein sequence is MQKIRRDDEIIVIAGKDKGKRGKVLKVLADDRLVVGGINLVKRHTKPNPMSGVQGGIVEKEAPLHASNVAIFNSETNKADRVGFKIEDGKKIRVFKSTQKPVGA, encoded by the coding sequence ATGCAAAAGATTCGTCGTGACGACGAGATCATCGTGATCGCCGGCAAAGACAAAGGTAAGCGCGGTAAGGTGCTCAAGGTTCTCGCTGACGACCGTCTGGTCGTCGGTGGCATCAACCTGGTGAAGCGTCATACCAAGCCGAACCCGATGTCGGGCGTTCAAGGCGGTATCGTCGAGAAAGAAGCGCCACTGCACGCTTCCAACGTTGCCATCTTCAACTCTGAGACCAACAAGGCTGACCGCGTTGGCTTCAAGATCGAAGACGGCAAGAAAATTCGTGTCTTCAAGTCCACCCAGAAGCCGGTTGGCGCTTGA
- the rplE gene encoding 50S ribosomal protein L5 — protein sequence MARLKEIYRKEIAPKLKEELKLANVMEVPRITKITLNMGLGEAIGDKKVIENAVADLEKITGQKVVVTHARKSIAGFKVREGWPIGVKVTLRRERMYEFLDRLLSISLPRVRDFRGLNAKSFDGRGNYSMGVKEQIIFPEIDYDKIDALRGLDITLTTTARNDDEGRALLRAFNFPFRN from the coding sequence ATGGCACGACTGAAAGAGATTTACCGGAAGGAAATCGCGCCCAAGCTGAAGGAAGAACTGAAGCTGGCCAACGTGATGGAAGTTCCGCGCATCACCAAGATCACCCTGAACATGGGCCTGGGCGAAGCGATCGGTGACAAGAAAGTCATCGAGAACGCTGTTGCCGACCTCGAGAAGATCACCGGTCAGAAAGTCGTTGTGACTCATGCCCGCAAGTCGATCGCTGGTTTCAAGGTTCGTGAAGGTTGGCCGATTGGCGTCAAGGTCACTCTGCGTCGCGAGCGTATGTACGAGTTCCTGGATCGTCTGCTGTCCATCTCCCTGCCGCGCGTACGTGACTTCCGCGGCCTGAATGCCAAGTCCTTTGACGGTCGTGGCAACTACAGCATGGGCGTGAAAGAGCAGATCATCTTCCCGGAAATCGATTACGACAAAATCGATGCGCTGCGTGGTCTGGACATCACCCTGACTACCACTGCCCGTAACGATGATGAAGGCCGCGCTCTGCTGCGTGCTTTCAACTTCCCGTTCCGCAACTGA
- the rpsN gene encoding 30S ribosomal protein S14, whose protein sequence is MAKTSMKNRELKRQQTVAKYAKKRAELKAIIANPNSTPEARWEAQVALQKQPRDASASRLRNRCRITGRPHGVYRKFGLSRNKLREAAMRGDVPGLVKASW, encoded by the coding sequence ATGGCCAAGACAAGCATGAAGAACCGCGAGCTGAAGCGTCAGCAAACGGTTGCCAAGTACGCCAAGAAGCGTGCCGAGCTGAAAGCGATCATCGCCAACCCGAACTCCACTCCGGAAGCTCGTTGGGAAGCTCAGGTCGCTCTGCAGAAGCAGCCGCGTGACGCCAGCGCCTCGCGCCTGCGTAACCGCTGCCGCATCACCGGCCGTCCGCACGGCGTTTACCGCAAGTTCGGTCTGTCGCGTAACAAACTGCGCGAAGCCGCCATGCGTGGTGACGTACCGGGCCTGGTGAAAGCCAGCTGGTAA
- the rpsH gene encoding 30S ribosomal protein S8, whose protein sequence is MSMQDPLADMLTRIRNAQMAEKSVVSMPSSTLKVAVAKVLKDEGYIAGYEVNGEAKPQLSIELKYFEGRPVIEEVKRVSRPGLRQYKSVDDLPKVRGGLGVSIVSTNKGVMTDRAARAAGVGGEVLCTVF, encoded by the coding sequence ATGAGTATGCAGGACCCGTTAGCGGACATGCTAACTCGTATCCGTAATGCCCAGATGGCTGAAAAGTCCGTCGTAAGCATGCCATCCTCCACTCTGAAGGTGGCTGTAGCCAAAGTTCTGAAAGACGAAGGTTACATTGCGGGTTATGAAGTCAATGGTGAAGCCAAGCCACAACTGTCCATCGAGCTGAAGTACTTCGAAGGCCGTCCGGTCATCGAGGAAGTCAAGCGCGTGAGCCGTCCTGGCCTTCGTCAGTACAAATCCGTCGATGACCTGCCGAAGGTTCGCGGCGGTCTCGGTGTTTCCATCGTCTCCACCAACAAAGGTGTGATGACGGATCGCGCTGCGCGCGCTGCCGGTGTCGGCGGCGAAGTGCTCTGCACCGTGTTCTAA
- the rplF gene encoding 50S ribosomal protein L6: protein MSRVAKNPVVLPAGVEIKLAGQQLSVKGAKGTLELNVHSSVEVIQEGSELRFAARNGDQQNRAMAGTTRALVNNMVIGVSQGFERKLQLVGVGYKAQAKGQVLNLALGFSHPIDYELPAGVVAETPNQTEILIKGIDKQLVGQVAAEIRDFRRPEPYKGKGVRYADEVVRRKEAKKK, encoded by the coding sequence ATGTCTCGCGTTGCTAAGAACCCCGTTGTGCTGCCTGCCGGTGTCGAGATCAAACTCGCCGGTCAGCAGCTTTCGGTCAAGGGCGCCAAGGGCACCCTGGAACTGAACGTTCATTCGTCCGTAGAAGTTATCCAGGAAGGTAGCGAACTGCGTTTTGCCGCCCGTAATGGCGACCAGCAGAACCGCGCCATGGCCGGTACTACTCGCGCCCTGGTTAACAACATGGTTATCGGTGTCAGCCAAGGCTTCGAGCGCAAGCTGCAACTGGTCGGCGTGGGCTACAAGGCCCAGGCAAAAGGTCAGGTGCTGAACCTCGCGCTGGGCTTCTCTCACCCGATCGACTACGAACTGCCGGCAGGCGTCGTGGCCGAAACCCCGAACCAGACCGAGATCCTGATCAAGGGTATCGACAAGCAACTGGTGGGTCAGGTGGCTGCGGAGATCCGTGACTTCCGTCGTCCTGAGCCTTACAAGGGCAAAGGCGTTCGTTACGCGGATGAAGTTGTCCGTCGTAAAGAAGCCAAGAAGAAGTAA
- the rplR gene encoding 50S ribosomal protein L18 — MTDKKLTRLRRARKARLKMHELEAVRLCVYRSSQHIYAQVISADGSKVLASASTLDKALRDGATGNVDAAKKVGALVAERAKAAGVTQVAFDRSGFKYHGRVKALADAAREGGLEF, encoded by the coding sequence ATGACCGACAAAAAACTTACTCGTCTGCGTCGCGCTCGCAAGGCACGCCTGAAAATGCACGAGCTCGAAGCCGTGCGTCTGTGCGTGTATCGCTCTTCGCAGCACATCTACGCCCAGGTCATCTCGGCCGACGGCAGCAAGGTTCTGGCCAGCGCCTCTACCTTGGACAAAGCACTGCGTGATGGCGCCACCGGCAACGTCGACGCGGCCAAGAAGGTTGGTGCGCTGGTTGCCGAGCGTGCGAAAGCCGCTGGTGTGACTCAGGTGGCATTCGACCGTTCTGGCTTCAAGTACCACGGCCGCGTCAAGGCGCTGGCTGATGCTGCTCGTGAAGGCGGGCTGGAGTTCTAA
- the rpsE gene encoding 30S ribosomal protein S5, with translation MANNDQKRDEGYIEKLVQVNRVAKTVKGGRIFTFTALTVVGDGKGRVGFGRGKSREVPAAIQKAMEAARRNMIQVDLNGTTLQYPIKSAHGASKVYMQPASEGTGIIAGGAMRAVLEVAGVQNVLAKCYGSTNPVNVVHATFNGLKTMQSPESVAAKRGKSVEEIL, from the coding sequence ATGGCAAATAACGACCAAAAGCGCGACGAAGGCTACATCGAGAAGCTGGTTCAGGTTAACCGCGTTGCCAAAACCGTAAAGGGCGGCCGTATCTTCACCTTCACCGCGTTGACCGTGGTGGGTGATGGCAAGGGTCGCGTCGGTTTCGGCCGTGGCAAGTCCCGTGAAGTTCCGGCTGCCATCCAGAAGGCGATGGAAGCTGCGCGTCGCAACATGATCCAGGTGGATCTGAACGGCACCACTCTGCAGTACCCGATCAAGTCCGCTCATGGCGCCTCCAAGGTGTACATGCAGCCGGCTTCGGAAGGTACCGGTATCATCGCCGGCGGCGCCATGCGTGCCGTTCTGGAAGTGGCTGGTGTACAGAACGTTCTGGCCAAGTGCTACGGCTCGACCAATCCGGTGAACGTGGTTCATGCCACTTTCAACGGTCTGAAGACCATGCAGTCTCCGGAATCCGTTGCGGCCAAGCGTGGCAAGAGCGTCGAGGAGATTCTCTAA
- the rpmD gene encoding 50S ribosomal protein L30 gives MANTVKVTLIKSTNGRLANHKACVKGLGLRRIGHTVEVLDTPENRGMINKAYYLLKVEG, from the coding sequence ATGGCTAACACCGTCAAAGTGACTCTGATCAAGAGCACCAATGGCCGCCTGGCCAATCACAAAGCTTGCGTCAAGGGCCTGGGCCTGCGTCGCATCGGTCACACCGTAGAGGTTCTGGATACTCCGGAAAACCGCGGCATGATCAACAAGGCTTACTACCTGCTGAAGGTGGAGGGTTAA
- the rplO gene encoding 50S ribosomal protein L15 produces MQLNDLRSAPGARREKHRPGRGIGSGLGKTGGRGHKGQTSRSGGSIAPGFEGGQQPLHRRLPKFGFVSLKAMDRAEVRTSELNKVEGVVTLQALKDANLVGQHVQRVKVMLSGEVTRAVTLKGIAATKGARAAIEAAGGKFED; encoded by the coding sequence ATGCAACTGAACGATCTGCGTTCCGCGCCGGGTGCCCGTCGCGAAAAGCACCGTCCGGGCCGTGGCATCGGTAGCGGTCTGGGCAAGACCGGTGGCCGTGGTCACAAAGGTCAGACCTCCCGCTCCGGTGGTTCCATCGCTCCGGGCTTCGAGGGTGGTCAGCAGCCGCTGCACCGCCGTCTGCCGAAGTTCGGCTTCGTCTCCCTTAAGGCTATGGATCGCGCTGAAGTGCGTACCTCCGAGCTGAACAAGGTAGAGGGTGTTGTAACTCTGCAGGCTCTGAAGGATGCCAATCTGGTTGGCCAACACGTACAGCGTGTGAAAGTCATGCTGTCCGGTGAGGTTACCCGTGCGGTCACCCTAAAAGGTATCGCCGCCACCAAGGGTGCGCGTGCGGCTATCGAAGCAGCTGGCGGTAAGTTCGAGGACTAA
- the secY gene encoding preprotein translocase subunit SecY, which translates to MAKQGALSALAGGGLSELWARLRFLFLAIIVYRIGAHIPVPGINPDRLADLFRQNEGTILSLFNMFSGGALERMSIFALGIMPYISASIIMQLMTAVSPQLEQLKKEGEAGRRKISQYTRYGTLVLAFVQAIGMSVGLASQGVAFSVDFGFHFVAITTFVAGAMFMMWLGEQITERGVGNGISMLIFAGIVAGLPAAIGQSFESARQGDINIFALIAIGLLAVAIIGFVVFIERGQRRIAVHYAKRQQGRKVFAAQTSHLPLKVNMAGVIPAIFASSLLLFPASLGAWFGQSEGLGWLQDISQAIAPGQPLNILLFSAGIIFFCFFYTALMFNPKDVAENLKKSGAFIPGIRPGEQSARYIDGVLTRLTMFGALYMTAVCLLPQFLVVAANVPFYLGGTSLLIVVVVVMDFMSQVQSHLVSHQYDSLMKKANLKGYGSGMLR; encoded by the coding sequence ATGGCTAAGCAAGGTGCTCTCTCAGCGCTGGCAGGTGGCGGGTTGTCCGAACTCTGGGCTCGTCTGCGTTTCCTGTTCCTGGCGATCATCGTCTACCGGATAGGTGCGCACATCCCGGTTCCTGGCATCAACCCAGACCGACTGGCGGATCTGTTCCGGCAGAATGAGGGGACCATTCTTAGCTTGTTCAACATGTTTTCCGGCGGCGCGCTGGAGCGGATGAGCATCTTTGCGCTGGGGATCATGCCGTACATCTCGGCATCGATCATCATGCAGCTGATGACCGCCGTCAGCCCGCAGCTGGAGCAGTTGAAGAAGGAAGGTGAAGCTGGCCGTCGCAAGATCAGCCAGTACACCCGCTACGGCACTCTCGTCCTGGCATTCGTTCAGGCCATCGGCATGTCCGTTGGTTTGGCGAGCCAGGGCGTAGCGTTTTCGGTCGATTTCGGCTTCCACTTCGTGGCGATCACCACCTTCGTGGCGGGCGCGATGTTCATGATGTGGCTGGGCGAGCAGATCACCGAGCGCGGTGTCGGCAACGGTATCTCGATGCTGATTTTTGCAGGCATCGTGGCCGGTCTGCCGGCGGCGATTGGGCAGTCTTTCGAGTCTGCTCGTCAGGGCGATATCAATATTTTCGCTCTGATCGCCATCGGCCTGCTGGCAGTAGCGATCATCGGTTTCGTGGTGTTCATCGAGCGTGGTCAGCGTCGCATTGCGGTGCACTACGCCAAGCGTCAGCAGGGCCGCAAGGTCTTCGCTGCGCAGACCAGCCACCTGCCGTTGAAGGTGAACATGGCGGGCGTAATCCCGGCCATTTTCGCCAGCAGCCTTCTGCTGTTCCCGGCCTCGCTGGGTGCCTGGTTCGGTCAGTCCGAGGGTTTGGGCTGGCTGCAGGACATTTCGCAGGCTATCGCTCCTGGTCAGCCGTTGAACATTCTGCTGTTTAGTGCAGGGATCATTTTCTTCTGCTTCTTCTACACGGCGCTGATGTTCAACCCGAAAGACGTAGCGGAAAACCTGAAGAAGTCCGGTGCCTTTATTCCGGGCATCCGTCCGGGCGAGCAGTCTGCGCGCTATATCGATGGCGTTCTGACCCGCTTGACCATGTTCGGTGCTCTGTACATGACGGCCGTGTGCCTGCTGCCCCAGTTCCTGGTGGTTGCGGCCAACGTTCCGTTCTACCTTGGCGGGACCTCGTTGCTGATCGTGGTCGTGGTTGTCATGGACTTCATGTCCCAAGTGCAATCGCACCTCGTGTCTCACCAGTACGATTCCCTGATGAAGAAAGCCAACCTGAAGGGCTATGGCAGCGGCATGCTCCGCTGA
- the rpmJ gene encoding 50S ribosomal protein L36, which translates to MKVRASVKKLCRNCKIIRRDGIVRVICSAEPRHKQRQG; encoded by the coding sequence ATGAAAGTTCGTGCATCGGTGAAAAAGCTGTGCCGTAACTGCAAGATTATTCGTCGCGACGGCATCGTGCGGGTGATCTGCAGCGCAGAGCCGCGTCACAAGCAGCGCCAAGGCTGA
- the rpsM gene encoding 30S ribosomal protein S13 yields the protein MARIAGVNIPDNKHTVISLTYIYGVGRTTAQKICAATGVNPAAKIKDLTDEQIEQLRGEVAKVNTEGDLRREVNMKIKRLMDLGCYRGLRHRKGLPVRGQRTKTNARTRKGPRKPIRK from the coding sequence ATGGCCCGTATTGCAGGCGTTAACATTCCGGATAACAAGCACACTGTTATCTCGCTGACCTACATCTATGGTGTTGGTCGCACCACTGCACAGAAAATCTGTGCCGCTACCGGTGTAAACCCGGCTGCGAAAATCAAGGATCTGACTGACGAGCAGATCGAACAGCTGCGTGGCGAAGTTGCCAAGGTGAATACCGAAGGCGACCTGCGTCGTGAAGTGAATATGAAGATCAAGCGCTTGATGGATCTGGGTTGCTACCGCGGCCTGCGTCATCGTAAGGGTCTGCCGGTTCGCGGTCAGCGCACCAAGACCAACGCTCGCACCCGTAAGGGCCCGCGTAAGCCGATCCGCAAGTAA
- the rpsK gene encoding 30S ribosomal protein S11, whose protein sequence is MAKPAARTRKKVKKTVVDGIAHIHASFNNTIVTITDRQGNALSWATSGGSGFRGSRKSTPFAAQIAAERAGQAALEYGLKNLDVNVKGPGPGRESAVRALNACGYKIASITDVTPIPHNGCRPPKKRRV, encoded by the coding sequence ATGGCAAAACCTGCTGCTCGTACTCGTAAAAAAGTCAAAAAGACAGTGGTTGATGGCATCGCCCACATTCACGCGTCTTTCAACAACACCATCGTGACCATTACCGACCGTCAGGGTAACGCCCTGTCCTGGGCTACCTCTGGTGGTTCGGGTTTCCGCGGCTCGCGTAAGTCCACTCCGTTCGCTGCCCAGATCGCCGCTGAGCGCGCTGGTCAGGCTGCTCTGGAGTATGGCCTGAAGAACCTCGACGTTAACGTCAAGGGCCCGGGTCCAGGTCGCGAATCCGCTGTGCGTGCTCTTAACGCCTGCGGCTACAAAATCGCCAGCATCACCGACGTGACGCCTATCCCGCACAACGGGTGCCGTCCGCCGAAGAAGCGTCGCGTGTAA
- the rpsD gene encoding 30S ribosomal protein S4 yields MARYIGPKCKLSRREGTDLFLKSGVRALESKCNIEAAPGIHGQRRGRQSDYGTQLREKQKVRRIYGVLERQFSGYYKQAASQKGATGENLLQLLECRLDNVVYRMGFGATRAESRQLVSHKAISVNGQTVNVPSYQVKAGDVVAVREKSKNQLRIAQALELCAQRGRVEWVEVDAEKKSGVFKNVPARSDLSADINESLIVELYSK; encoded by the coding sequence ATGGCTCGTTACATTGGTCCCAAGTGCAAACTGTCTCGCCGTGAAGGCACCGATCTCTTCCTGAAGAGCGGTGTTCGCGCGCTTGAATCTAAGTGCAACATCGAAGCAGCTCCCGGTATTCACGGTCAGCGTCGCGGTCGCCAGTCCGACTACGGCACCCAGCTGCGTGAAAAGCAGAAAGTCCGTCGTATCTACGGCGTTCTGGAGCGTCAGTTCAGCGGTTACTACAAGCAAGCTGCCAGCCAGAAGGGCGCCACCGGCGAAAACCTGCTGCAACTGCTGGAGTGCCGTCTGGATAACGTGGTTTACCGTATGGGCTTTGGTGCTACCCGCGCCGAATCCCGTCAGCTGGTTTCGCACAAAGCAATCAGCGTCAACGGTCAGACCGTAAACGTACCGTCCTACCAGGTTAAAGCTGGCGACGTCGTTGCTGTTCGCGAGAAATCGAAGAACCAGCTGCGCATCGCTCAGGCTCTCGAGCTCTGCGCCCAGCGCGGCCGTGTTGAGTGGGTAGAAGTAGACGCTGAGAAGAAGTCTGGTGTGTTCAAGAACGTACCGGCTCGTAGCGATCTGTCCGCTGACATCAACGAGAGCCTGATTGTCGAGCTCTACTCCAAGTAA